One Drechmeria coniospora strain ARSEF 6962 chromosome 01, whole genome shotgun sequence genomic region harbors:
- a CDS encoding protein EFR3: MNAIQQKCRPKHQVLVLKCYPRTTKGAVDVKPNSSELSYLLFYATSRRSKIQKIGAFLEKKTASDVWRMRIGNVQVTLGILAALVEKSPKDVALIAPCVLRVLELVLRSDDITMVESSLHTFEAFCEHHDATSLFADHEYFRQYQSVVRSYAQLASPRRVPAKGGPVSRPVQMRWRNAGLEAVRCVATADALSSIFGRQIDVIVPMVLENLPADDPDFLDILLDRVEAEERSDAEKLPRRRTSVVAVRTPDAAGDTNPLALSGTALDVDRIADEDIGVLAMQCLKSIFVVPNRAQVHAATASLLAFILQRVAEGETVEFDEDARTDPPWAIKMYGVVARWAPVRDRYVILLASLETMMKTPLGEDSLRQHLALTALMQSLLQSDINLIGLSVMDVLLNLVKQIKKLFQLHGGSGHDSQSDDKSDVEKEGTSHSRRKHLLQGLERCIGDLATHIYYADQVTDMVSALVGRLKPGRSSSISSMTQVDKLEAVENGDPTSSAAQLSGSQSPSVDSYFSFRAGRSSALRVIKGILLVANNRSGVNGNKGLSRNRVPITVWDGTQWLLRDPDGHVRMAYVDALSTWLDRETMRADSNVRHDAPVRRRSSVLPGRDLATARRTVSSASKGERRPREPRCHFLPLLHLAIYDSALQFVDFDNDIALMHSLLSELVFRLGVNAARFGIPMIYRLQEDVQDFEQPIHKVRIAALCHAYFWALSEKFDFESSVVGRAIHNEIRRRRTKGFWIEGLHIPPPTPDQIGRPGIARPLPGWDPSTLEREALLPFDDRISLVECIAVSYRESNLSPPASPAVSPGRVPKTPALGSSTSPAPDAAHAQELPGLFRESMLVDWSRDSVLAALAKDKTESLHGSRPGTTGTNPNRLTINTAGLNGNNAHHQSSPYGSMRRTRPQSAQVYGDHLRPTMKPRKGSMRSGLSPSVSASSQAAIASIEQLKLILSGDATAQTAGIPGVDDDSDDSLVSFEYCPSEVSFRPDAQVQPPSGEEGHGRTASGSLGGPLTSNPTRDTESGVDSVDVPPVPPLPKLSTLSTKGGMPLADISVHNNASRPSRRLASRGTDSLKARSVRSRDDGGKGLDLQELLRGIDSRSCEGSLGNLAKPPY; this comes from the exons atgaaTGCCATCCAGCAAAAGTGCCGTCCGAAGCATCAGGTGCTCGTCCTGAAGTGCTACCCGCGCACCACcaagggcgccgtcgacgtcaagccCAACAGCAGTGAGCTCAGCTACCTGCTCTTCTACGCCACGAGTCGCCGGTCCAAGATCCAGAAGATCGGCGCCTTTCTcgagaagaagacggcgagcgaTGTCTGGCGCATGCGCATTGG AAATGTCCAGGTCACCCTCGGCAtactcgccgccctcgtggAAAAGTCCCCCAAGGATGTGGCCCTCATCGCCCCCTGCGTTCTccgcgtcctcgagctcgtcctccgCTCCGACGACATCACCATGGTCGAGTCGTCGCTGCACACATTCGAAGCCTTTTGCGAACACCACGACGCCACCTCCCTGTTCGCCGACCACGAATATTTCCGCCAGTACCAGTCCGTCGTTCGCTCCTACGCCCAGCTCGCCTCCCCCCGACGCGTGCCCGCCAAGGGGGGCCCCGTCAGCCGTCCCGTCCAGATGCGCTGGCGcaacgccggcctcgaagccgtcaggtgcgtcgccaccgccgacgccctctcCTCCATCTTCGGCCGCCAGATTGACGTCATCGTCCCCATGGTCCTGGAGAACCtgcccgccgacgacccggacttcctcgacatcctcctcgaccgcgtcgaggccgaggagaggtccgacgccgagaagCTGCCCCGTCGCAGGACCAGCGTTGTTGCCGTCAGGACCCCGGACGCCGCGGGTGATACGAATCCGCTAGCCCTGTCCGGCACCgctctcgacgtcgacaggattgccgacgaggacatcGGCGTCCTTGCCATGCAGTGCCTGAAGAGCATCTTCGTCGTCCCCAACCGAGCCCAGGTgcacgccgccaccgcctccCTGCTCGCCTTCATCCTCCAGAgggtggccgagggcgagacggtcgagttcgacgaggacgcccgCACCGACCCCCCCTGGGCCATCAAGATgtacggcgtcgtcgcccggtGGGCCCCCGTCAGGGACCGCTACGTCATCCTGCTGGCGTCGCTCGAAACGATGATGAAGACGCCTCTCGGCGAGGATAGCCTGCGCCAGCACCTGGCCTTGACGGCCCTCATGCAGTCGCTGCTGCAGTCCGACATCAACCTGATCGGCTTGAGCGTCATGGACGTCCTCCTCAACCTCGTCAAGCAGATCAAGAAATTGTTCCAGCTGCACGGCGGATCCGGCCACGACAGCCAGAGCGACGACAAGTCGGACGTCGAGAAGGAGGGCACCTCTCATTCCCGCCGCAAGCACCTGCTCCAGGGGCTCGAGCGATGCATCGGCGACCTGGCCACCCACATCTACTACGCTGATCAGGTCACCGACATGGTCTccgctctcgtcggccggctcaAGCCGGGACGGTCCTCGAGCATCAGCTCCATGACCCAAGtcgacaagctcgaggcTGTCGAGAACGGCGATCCCACCTCGTCTGCGGCGCAGCTGTCCGGCAGCCAATCACCCTCCGTCGACTCCTACTTCTCCTTCAGGGCCGGCCGATCCTCGGCCCTGCGAGTCATCAAaggcatcctcctcgtcgcgaaCAACAGGTCGGGCGTCAACGGCAACAAGGGCCTGTCGCGCAACCGCGTCCCAATCACCGTCTGGGACGGGACCCAGTGGCTGCTTCGAGATCCGGATGGCCACGTGCGGATGGCCTACGTCGACGCCCTGTCGACCTGGTTGGATCGGGAGACGATGCGCGCCGACTCGAATGTTCGCCACGATGCACCGGTGCGCCGACGCTCGTCCGTCCTGCCCGGCCGCGATCTTGCCACGGCGCGCCGGACCGTGTCGAGCGCCTCCAAGGGCGAGCGCAGGCCGAGGGAGCCACGGTGCCACTTCCTGCCCCTCCTGCACCTGGCCATATACGACAGCGCGCTGCAGTTTGTCGACTTCGACAATGACATCGCCCTCATGCATAGCCTTCTCTCCGAGCTCGTCTTCCGGCTCGGCGTCAACGCCGCCCGCTTCGGCATCCCCATGATCTATCGCCTGCAGGAGGATGTCCAGGACTTTGAGCAGCCGATCCACAAGGTGCGAATCGCCGCCCTGTGCCACGCCTACTTCTGGGCCCTGAGCGAGAAGTTTGACTTTGAGtcttccgtcgtcggccgggcGATACACAACGAAAtccggaggaggaggaccaAGGGCTTCTGGATCGAAGGCTTGCACATCccaccgccgacgcccgatCAGATCGGACGGCCCGGCATCGCCCGACCTCTGCCCGGATGGGACCCGAGCACGTTGGAGAGGGAAGCGCTGCTCCCCTTCGATGACCGGATCTCCCTCGTCGAGTGCATCGCCGTCAGCTACCGCGAGAGCAACCTGTCCCCGCCGGCAAGCCCAGCCGTCTCGCCTGGACGGGTGCCGAAGACGCCCGCGCTGGGGTCGAGCACGAGCCCTGCCCCCGACGCCGCTCACGCGCAGGAGCTGCCTGGCCTGTTCCGCGAGAGCATGCTTGTCGACTGGTCGAGGGACTcggtcctcgccgccttggcgAAGGACAAGACGGAATCCCTACACGGCTCGAGGCCAGGCACGACCGGGACGAACCCCAACCGATTGACGATCAACACGGCCGGCTTGAACGGAAACAACGCCCATCATCAGTCGTCACCCTACGGGAGCATGCGCAGGACGAGGCCGCAGTCCGCTCAAGTCTATGGGGATCACCTCCGTCCGACGATGAAGCCGCGCAAGGGTAGCATGCGAAGCGGCCTCTCACCGTCGGTGTCAGCCTCCAGccaggccgccatcgcctcgaTAGAGCAGCTGAAGCTGATACTCTCGGGCGATGCGACGGCGCAGACGGCAGGCATtcccggcgtcgacgacgacagcgacgataGCCTCGTCAGCTTCGAGTACTGCCCGTCCGAGGTCAGCTTCCGCCCTGACGCGCAGGTTCAGCCGCCCTCTGGGGAGGAGGGGCACGGCCGGACGGCCTCGGGCTCCCTCGGGGGGCCTCTGACCTCCAACCCCACGCGCGATACGGAGTCTGGAGTCGACAGCGTGGACGTGCCTCCGGTACCTCCCTTGCCGAAGCTGAGCACCCTCTCCACCAAGGGGGGCATGCCGCTGGCCGACATTTCCGTCCACAACAatgcctcgaggccgagtaGGCGTCTGGCGAGCCGGGGCACCGACAGCCTCAAGGCGCGCTCGGTGCGATCtcgggacgacggcggcaaggggcTTGACCTGCAGGAGCTTCTGCGCGGCATCGACAGCCGCTCCTGCGAGGGAAGCCTAGGAAACCTGGCAAAACCGCCGTACTGA
- a CDS encoding putative ras superfamily KREV-1 protein, whose amino-acid sequence MAPRSHKTARIPDLDASVGRDDAHIISLCTAQFVHNEWIESYDPTIEDSYRTQLQVDGRQVVLEILDTAGTEQFVAMRELYMKTGQGFLLVFSITSPSSLAELAGLREQIVRIKDDENVPIVIVGNKADLEDTRVIPRAKGFSISQKWGAPYYESSARARTNVDEVFVDLCRQMLRKDDAYLKSGFDEGGFGCDERDAQKRRRRMRLRDHNPQCVIL is encoded by the exons ATGGCACCGCGATCCCACAAAACGGCGAG GATCCCAGACCTCGACGCATCTGTCGGCCGTGACGATGCTCATATCATCTCGTTATGTACAGCCCAATTCGTTCACAACGAGTGGATCGAGAGCTATGACCCGACCATCGAGGACTCGTATCGTACCCAACTACAAGTCGAT GGCCGCCAAGTCGTGCTCGAGAT CCTCGACACCGCCGGTACAGAGCAGTTTG TCGCCATGCGAGAGCTGTACATGAAGACCGGCCAGGGATTTCTACTCGTCTTCAGCATCACGTCTCCCTCATCTCTCGCAGAACTGGCCGGCCTGCGCGAGCAGATTGTCCGCATCAAGGACGACGAAAACGTTCCCATCGTAATTGTCGGCAACAAGGCTGACTTGGAGGACACCCGCGTCATCCCCCGGGCAAAGGGCTTCTCCATCTCGCAGAAGTGGGGGGCCCCCTACTACGAGTCAAGCGCGAGGGCACGGA CCAATGTCGACGAGGTCTTTGTAGATCTGTGTCGCCAGATGCTTCGGAAGGATGACGCCTATCTCAAATCAGGATTCGACGAGGGGGGGTTCGGATGCGATGAGCGCGATGCGCAGaaacgccgccggcgcatGCGGCTCCGGGATCACAACCCTCAGTGCGTTATCCTCTGA
- a CDS encoding short-chain dehydrogenase: MSHDLRSIIRQSPPIDVLQTYDPSTLENKTILITGAANGLGASMARHWAAHGAHLFIGDVDDAAGEAFVADLSRAHPSSVFHYQHCDVTDWDQQTSLFEAAVRLSPQGAIDVVVPNAGVLLPSESFAFENPPLVDGRVPRPSTVTLDVNIRGVIYTAHLALHHLRRNPASDTSLLLIGSAASVIPLPGQAQYTMAKHAVAGLFRTLRVTAAMGGRRNIRVNMLAPYFVAGSRMLPAVAEATLLSGGAGPARIPDVVDAATRLVADERIAGRSLIVGPPLRLAPEGEVPVGPAEGGGAGRAAWELYAHDYDEVDTFTYRYVRVLGLVARLRGSLAWMADLWSMLMRK, from the coding sequence ATGTCTCATGACCTCCGATCCATCATCCGGCAGTCACCACCCATCGACGTGCTCCAGACCTACGACCCCTCGACTCTCGAGAACAAGACGATTCTAATCACCGGTGCAGCCAATGGCCTCGGTGCCTCCATGGCCCGCCACTGGGCCGCCCACGGCGCACACCTCTTCATcggtgacgtcgacgatgctgccGGTGAGGCCTTCGTTGCCGACCTCTCCCGTGCCCACCCCTCCAGCGTTTTTCACTATCAGCACTGCGATGTGACCGACTGGGACCAGCAGACGTCCCTCTTTgaggccgccgtccgccTCAGCCCCCAGGGTGccatcgacgtcgtcgttccCAACGCTGGCGTCCTCCTGCCCTCGGAAAGTTTCGCGTTCGAGAACCCacctctcgtcgacggtcgcgtcccgaggccgagcaccGTCACCCTTGATGTCAACATCCGAGGCGTCATCTACACCGCCCACTTGGCCCTCCACCATCTGCGGCGCAACCCCGCTTCAGACACGAGCCTCCTACTTATTGGatccgccgcctccgtcatCCCACTGCCCGGTCAGGCCCAATATACCATGGCCAAGCACGCCGTCGCGGGCCTCTTCCGCACTCTGCGCGTCACTGCCGCCATGGGCGGCCGGCGCAACATCCGCGTCAACATGCTGGCACCGTatttcgtcgccggcagccgCATGCttcccgccgtcgccgaggccacgTTGTTGTCCGGAGGGGCCGGCCCGGCACGTATCccggacgtcgtcgacgcggcgacgCGCCTCGTTGCCGACGAGCGCATCGCGGGACGGTCCCTCATTGTCGGCCCGCCGCTACGGCTTGCACCCGAAGGGGAGGTTCCTGTCGGGCCTGCTGAAGGCGGGGGcgccggccgcgccgcctGGGAGTTGTACGCCCATGACTACGACGAGGTTGACACGTTTACGTACCGGTACGTACGTGTGCTTGGGTTGGTGGCTCGCCTGAGGGGCTCGCTGGCGTGGATGGCCGACTTGTGGAGCATGCTCATGCGCAAGTAG